The following proteins come from a genomic window of Paenibacillus swuensis:
- a CDS encoding DegV family protein, whose product MAITIISDGSMDFPTEILNKAGIMIVPLSVHFDHEQFKSSELSYEDFYAKMKNSSVLPKTSSPSPMEFLNLYKEETDKGNDVLVLALSSALSSTYNHAALAKDMLLEEEFSGNIEVIDSRSASNGLGLMVYEAYRAVQLGNSFADVVALANSNVQKIRTLFFLETLENVVKGGRLDRVKGALASFLNIKLLMHRTDEGSIDVLEKVRGSQKALQRLVDMIGELKEGFGKDVLAIAHSNCEEKAKALKEQIMRKYPFKEVFISEMGPVIGTYAGEGGIVVSL is encoded by the coding sequence ATGGCGATTACAATTATTTCTGACGGAAGTATGGATTTCCCAACCGAAATACTGAATAAAGCTGGCATTATGATTGTTCCTTTATCCGTCCATTTTGACCATGAACAATTCAAGAGCTCTGAACTTTCTTATGAGGATTTTTATGCCAAGATGAAGAACAGTTCGGTGTTACCGAAAACGTCCAGCCCTTCCCCGATGGAGTTTTTAAATCTTTATAAAGAAGAAACCGACAAAGGGAATGATGTGCTTGTTCTGGCACTGTCTTCCGCTCTTAGCAGCACTTATAATCACGCCGCATTGGCTAAAGATATGCTGTTGGAAGAAGAGTTCTCCGGAAACATTGAAGTCATTGACAGCCGTTCCGCGTCGAATGGGTTAGGCTTGATGGTATATGAAGCATATCGGGCTGTACAGCTAGGTAATTCATTTGCTGATGTCGTGGCGTTGGCCAATTCGAATGTGCAGAAAATCCGCACTTTGTTCTTTCTGGAGACGCTAGAGAACGTTGTGAAAGGCGGTCGTCTTGACCGTGTGAAAGGCGCGCTCGCTTCATTCCTGAACATTAAATTACTAATGCACCGTACAGATGAAGGAAGTATTGATGTATTAGAGAAAGTCCGCGGGTCACAAAAAGCATTACAACGTCTTGTGGACATGATCGGAGAGCTTAAAGAAGGTTTCGGCAAAGACGTCCTTGCCATTGCACATAGCAACTGCGAAGAGAAAGCCAAAGCCCTCAAAGAGCAAATTATGCGAAAATACCCGTTTAAGGAAGTTTTTATTTCTGAAATGGGGCCTGTAATCGGCACTTATGCCGGTGAAGGCGGCATCGTTGTCTCTCTTTAA
- a CDS encoding ABC transporter substrate-binding protein yields MHLSIQYLDLRKHYREIDLGVRVPVTVDQLAGIFFCTKRNVKIIIKKLTDAGWIHWCSGRGRGNMSVLTFLHPTEALLLEAAQEEMQRGELQAALALIEDYGEGSQIKDQFMEWLNGYFGYNTLQKQTQDYELFRFPVYQQIYTLDPAKLSHAFDGHMARQIYDTLVMFNRQTQSIEPHLAHHWEVSADATTWHFFLRRGIMFHHGRELNSADVVYSLQRMREQCSGSAALWFSKMKVVEALDSTTIRIQLTQPNHLLLRYLCNGTASILPMDLLKLGEEEFFRKPTGTGPFKLTRWTEHRCVLESHPQYFLGRAHLDGVEIVFLPEDEKVHVDSPDWNSILCYGKTCRKHEPHWNQIEEICTGSSMLQFNQKRKGSPVQDLRFRKAIHHLIDRKKMVQELSGFRVMPAHSLYPRNQTAAVNLDDPFHDSLIARALLKDMEYDGTPVKLACNSKNRKDTSFIRDQCAAYGIPVEIVYTDDCHSSFSSTISSADLLYSSLVLEEDQVTIIETYYDKKYWVGCNDVLAREINQIIQMVLMEAKDGKRQVLLDSIETKLMEFCALTFITHSKINTAFHPSVKGLGFNSLGWMDFRHIWIQPDLVRAKRAERLG; encoded by the coding sequence ATGCATCTTTCTATACAATATCTGGACCTAAGGAAACATTACAGAGAGATTGACCTTGGTGTGCGCGTTCCTGTTACTGTGGATCAATTGGCAGGCATTTTTTTCTGTACGAAACGAAATGTGAAAATTATTATCAAGAAGTTGACGGATGCAGGATGGATTCATTGGTGCTCCGGCAGGGGCCGGGGGAATATGTCCGTCCTTACGTTCCTGCATCCGACCGAGGCGCTGTTATTGGAGGCTGCTCAGGAAGAGATGCAACGGGGTGAGCTGCAAGCGGCTTTGGCTCTTATAGAAGATTATGGTGAAGGCAGCCAGATCAAGGATCAGTTTATGGAATGGCTCAATGGATATTTTGGGTACAATACGTTGCAAAAGCAGACTCAGGATTACGAACTGTTCCGGTTTCCGGTATATCAGCAAATCTACACCCTGGACCCCGCGAAGTTGAGTCATGCCTTCGACGGACATATGGCCCGGCAAATTTACGATACCCTTGTGATGTTTAATCGTCAGACACAGAGCATTGAACCTCACCTCGCTCATCATTGGGAAGTCTCTGCGGATGCAACAACCTGGCACTTTTTCCTGCGGCGAGGTATCATGTTCCATCACGGAAGAGAATTGAACAGTGCGGATGTGGTGTATTCCCTGCAACGCATGAGAGAGCAATGCAGCGGCAGCGCCGCACTTTGGTTCTCCAAGATGAAGGTAGTGGAAGCTCTCGATTCTACAACGATTCGAATTCAACTAACGCAGCCGAACCATCTGCTCTTGCGATATTTATGTAATGGGACGGCTTCCATTTTACCGATGGACTTGTTGAAATTAGGAGAAGAAGAATTCTTCCGCAAACCGACAGGTACTGGGCCCTTTAAGTTAACAAGATGGACGGAACACCGGTGTGTGCTTGAGTCTCATCCCCAGTATTTTTTGGGCAGAGCTCATTTGGACGGCGTGGAAATTGTTTTTCTACCCGAAGATGAGAAGGTGCATGTAGATTCACCGGACTGGAATTCGATCTTGTGTTATGGTAAAACTTGCCGAAAGCATGAACCTCATTGGAATCAGATCGAAGAGATATGTACGGGCAGTTCCATGCTGCAATTTAATCAGAAACGCAAGGGCTCCCCTGTCCAGGATCTGAGGTTTCGTAAAGCAATACATCATCTGATCGATCGAAAGAAGATGGTACAGGAACTTAGCGGATTTCGAGTGATGCCCGCGCACAGTTTGTATCCGAGAAACCAAACCGCTGCTGTCAATTTGGATGATCCTTTTCATGATTCGCTGATTGCGCGTGCTTTACTTAAAGACATGGAATATGACGGTACACCGGTAAAACTAGCTTGCAACTCAAAAAATCGGAAAGACACGTCCTTTATTCGTGACCAATGTGCTGCGTATGGAATTCCGGTAGAGATCGTGTATACAGATGACTGCCATAGCTCCTTCTCGAGTACGATTAGTTCGGCGGATCTGTTGTACAGCAGTCTGGTTCTTGAAGAAGACCAAGTGACGATCATTGAAACTTATTATGATAAGAAATACTGGGTAGGTTGCAATGATGTATTAGCCCGTGAGATCAATCAGATCATCCAAATGGTGCTGATGGAAGCGAAAGACGGAAAAAGACAAGTTTTACTTGACAGCATAGAAACGAAACTGATGGAATTCTGCGCTCTCACCTTTATTACTCATAGCAAAATCAATACCGCGTTTCACCCGTCCGTAAAAGGCTTGGGATTTAATTCGCTCGGCTGGATGGATTTCAGACATATTTGGATTCAACCGGATTTAGTTCGAGCCAAAAGGGCGGAACGTTTAGGATAA